CCCACTCCCCTCCCATTGCCCTCCcactccctcccagtccctcccattgCCTTTTCAGCCCCTCCcactccctcccagtccctcccacgtccctcccagttccctctcagcccctcccagtccctcccattgccctttcagcctctcccagcccctcccactccctcccactcccttcccagcccctcccggtccctcccagtgccccccagtccctctcactcccctcccagtgcttcccagcccctcccagtccctcccagtcccctcccagtccctcccagtccctcccattgCCCTttcagccccttccagtgcctcccagtcccctcccattGCCCTCCCactcccttcccagcccctcccagtccctcccagtgccccccagtccctcccagcatGCGCGCTGTCCCCGCAGCCACCAACCTGTGCTTCGCGGAGCGGAACGTGTACACGTCCGAGGTGCTGGCCGTGGTGATGCAGcagctgatggagcagagcccgctgcccatgctgctgatgCGCACGGTCATCCAGGCCCTGACCATGTACCCGCGCCTGGGCGGCTTCGTCATGAACATCCTGTCCCGCCTCATCATGAAACAGGTCTGGGGCCCCGAAATCCCctgaaattaccccaaaaatccacttggaattaccccaaaattcctgtaaaattcaccccaaaactgccccgaAATCCCCGATGCGCACGGTGATCCAGCACTGACCTTGTACACCCATCATGAACGTCCTGTCCTGGCTCATCATGGAACAGGTTTGGGGCCCCAAAATTCCAAGAAATTACCCCAGAATCCCCCTGAAATTATCCCAGAATTCCTGTAAAACTCACCCCCAAACTGGCCCCAAAATCCCGGATGCGCACGGTGATCCAGCTCTGTACACCCATCATGAACGTCCTGTCCTGGCTCATCATGGAACAGGTTTGGGAccacaaaatcccaaaaaaattaCTCCAAAATCCACTGAAATTACCCCAGATTTCCTGAAAAAATCCCCCTGAAAgtaccccaaaattcaccccaaattcaccccaaaactgcccccgaAATCCCTGCTGCACACGGTGATCCAGCTCTGACCCTGTACCCGCGCCTGGGCGGCTTCGTCATGAACATCCTGTCCAGGTTCATCATGAAACAGGTCTGGGACCCCTAAATCCCTCAGAGTTAGCCCAAAATTCCtgcaaaaatcaccccaaaatccccctgaaattgccccaaaaatccccagtACACACGGTCATCCAGGCACTGACCATGTACCCGCGCCTGGGCGGCTTCGTCATGAACATCCTGTCCCGCCTCATCATGAAACAGGTCTGGCGCCCCGAAATCCCCCAGAGTTACCCCAAAATTCCtgcaaaaatcaccccaaaaatccccctgaaattaccccaaaaatccccagtACACACGGTCATCCAGGCCCTGACCATGTACCCGCGCCTGGGTGGCTTTGTCATGAACATCCTGTCCCGCCTCATCATGAAACAGGTCTGGGGCCccgaaatcccaaaaaaaatccatcaaaattcaccccaaattcatgccaaaactgcccccaaaatccccgctGCGCACGGTGATCCAGCTCTGACCGTGTACCCGCGCCTGGGCGGCTTCGTCATGAACATCCTGTCCAGGCTGATCATGAAACAGGTCTGgggccccaaaatcccctgaaattaccccaaaaatccctctgaAATGATCCCAGAATTCCTGCAAAAATCCCCCTGAAATGACCctaaaattcaccccaaaatccccgatGCCCACGGTGATCCAGGCTCCATCATGAACATCCTGTCCAGGCTCatcatggaacaggtctggggccccaaaaccccctgaaaTTACCCGAAAAATCCCTctgaaatcaccccaaaatccctgcaaaagtcacccccaggtgtgtcagTACCCCAAGGTGTAGGAAGGGTCCATCCCTGCTGACCCCGGGTGTGATCCAGGTGAGCCCCAGGTGTGATCCAGGTGAGTCCCAGGTGATCCAGGTGAGCCCCAGGTGACCCTCAGATGACCCAGGTGAGTcccaggtgacccaggtgtgtctcaggtgtgtcctggatgaccccaggtgtgtccccaggtgtgtcagtACCCCAAGGTGTAGGAAGGGTCCATCCCTGCTGATGGATGTGATCCAGGTGAGtcccaggtgaccccaggtgacCCTCAGGTGACCCAGatgtgtctcaggtgtgtcccagatgactccaggtgtgtcccaggtgacccaggtgtgtcccaggtgtctcaggtgtgacccaggtgaccccaggtgtgTCTCCCCAGGTGTGGAAGTACCCTAAGGTGTGGGAGGGGTTCATCAAGTGCTGCCAGCGCACCAAGCCCCAGGGGTGTCCCGGGTGTCCCGGGGGTGTCCCACGTGtctcaggtgtatcccaggtgacCCCAGGGGTGTCTCAGGTGACCCCCAGGTGTCTCAGGTGTGACCCAGGTGTGTCTCCACAGGTGTGGAAGTACCCCAAGGTGTGGGAGGGGTTCATCAAGTGCTGCCGGCGCACCAAGCCCCAGGGGTGTCCCGGGTGacccccaggtgaccccagggGTGTCCCACGTGtctcaggtgtatcccaggtgacCCCAGGGGTGTCTCAGGTGACCCCCAAGgtctcaggtgtgtctcaggtgtgaCCCCAGGTGTGTTTCCCCAGGTGTGGAAGTACCCCAAGGTGTGGGAGGGGTTGATCAAGTGCTGCCAGCGCACCAAGCCCCAGGGGTGTCCCAGGTGACccccaggtgacccaggtgtgtctcaggtgtttcaggtgaccccaggtgtgTCTCCGCAGGTGTGGAAGTACCCCAAGGTGTGGGAGGGCTTCATCAAGTGCTGCCAGCGCACCAAGCCCCAGTCCTTCCAGGTGGTTCTGCAGCTGCCCCCGCCCCAGCTCGCCGCCGTCTTCGACAAGTGCCCGGAGCTGCGCGAGCCCCTGCTGAGCCACGTGCGCGCCCTCACCCCCCaccaggtgacactggggacaggtgacacccctggggacaggtgacaccacctggggacaggggacagcccctgggacagccctggggacaggggacaggtgACATCCCCGGGTGTGGGGGGTGACAGTGCCCGGAGCTGCGCGAGCCCCTGCTGAGCCACGTGCGCGCCCTCACCCCCCACCAGGtgacacccctggggacaggtgacacccctggggacaggtgacatcacctggggacaggggacagcccctggggacaggggacaggtgACATCCCTGGGTGTGGGGGTGACAAGTGCCCGGAGCTGCCCGAGCCCCTGCTGAGCCACGTGCGCGCCCTCACCCCCCaccaggtgacactggggacaggtgacaccACCTGGGcatggggacatccctggggacaggtgacatCCCTTGGGATGGGGGACATCAGCTGTGGACAGGTGACATCACCCTGGGGACAAGTGCCACCCCCAGGGATGtcacacccctggggacaggtggCACTCCTGGGACAGGTGGCActcctggggacaggtgccacccccagggatgtcacacccctggggacaggtggCACTCCTGGGACAGGTGGCActcctggggacaggtgccacCCCCAGGGATGTCACACCCCTGGGACAGGTGCCACCCCCAGGGATGTCACACCCCCTGGGGACAGGTGGCActcctggggacaggtgccacCCCCAGGGATGTCACACCCTGCCGTTTGTGTCCCCCCTCGGTGACAGCAAGCGCACATCCCCCTGTCCACCATGGCCATCCTGGAGGCCACCACGCGCCACGAGCCCGAGGGGACACCTGGAgaggtggggacaggggacacggggacatggggacacctggagaggtggggacaggggacacggggacatggggacagctggggagggggggacagggggacacggggacatggggacacctggagaggtggggacaggggacacggggacatggggacagctggggagggggggacagggacagggacaggggacagggacatggggacacctggagaggtggggacagggacaggggacacggggacagctggggagggggggacaggggacacggggacatggggacagggacatggggacatggggagggggggacaggggacagggacaggggacacctggagaggtggggacaggggacatggggacatggggatacCTGGgatgggggggacagggacaggggacatggggacacctggaggggtggggacagggacaggggataCAGGGACACCTGGAGgggtggggacatggggacacctggggagggggggacagagggacagggtgaccccagacccatttgggtcacctgcccaggtgggcacagaggtgccaggtgcccccagacCCATTTTGGgtcacctgcccaggtgggcacagaggtgccaggtgaccccagacccattttggggacacctggacaggtggggacagggacagggtgcCCCCAGACCCATTTGGGTcccctgcccaggtgggcacagaggtgcccccaggtgcccccgGGTGCCACTTTGGGGTGCCACccccctcgctgtccccaggAGAAGCCCCCGAAGCCCCCCCGGAGCGAGGAGGACCCCAAGGCCAAGGGGGGTGCcccgggggggggtcccggcgcGGGGTCCCCTCCCCCCGAGGGCCCCCCGGAGCTGGGGGGGGCGGAGCTGGAGCCCCCCTCGATCTTCATCAGCGTGGCCGAGGATGAGGAGAGCTCGGGGGGGGGAGGGGACGCGTCCCCCCCCGACGCCGCCCTGGAGCCCCCCAAGGtcagcccctcccccaccccgccCCGTGCCCCGAtttggggggggaggggcgtTGTGACCcccattttggggagggggaggggcgTTGTGACCcccattttggggagggggaggggtgTTCCTCACCCCCATTTTTAGGTGGGGGAGGGGCATTGTGACACcccattttggggagggggaggggcgTTCCTCACCcccattttggggagggggaggggcaTTTCTAAcccagattttggggagggggaggggcgTTTCTAAcccagattttggggagggggaggggcgTTTCTAAcccagattttggggagggggaggggcgTTTCTAACCCAGAtttgggggggggaggggcgttTCTGAcccagattttggggagggggagggggcgTTCCTCACCCCCATTTTTAGGTGGGGGAGGGGCATTTCTCACCCtcattttggggagggggaggggcgTTCCTCACCcccattttggggagggggaggggcaTTTCTCccccagattttggggagggggaggggcgTGTCTAAcccagattttggggagggggaggggcgTTTCTCccccag
The Passer domesticus isolate bPasDom1 unplaced genomic scaffold, bPasDom1.hap1 HAP1_SCAFFOLD_304, whole genome shotgun sequence genome window above contains:
- the LOC135292352 gene encoding symplekin-like; translated protein: MKSIIKATNLCFAERNVYTSEVLAVVMQQLMEQSPLPMLLMRTVIQALTMYPRLGGFVMNILSRLIMKQVWKYPKVWEGFIKCCQRTKPQSFQVVLQLPPPQLAAVFDKCPELREPLLSHVRALTPHQQAHIPLSTMAILEATTRHEPEGTPGEEKPPKPPRSEEDPKAKGGAPGGGPGAGSPPPEGPPELGGAELEPPSIFISVAEDEESSGGGGDASPPDAALEPPKDPPAGAEPPQPEAPPGSPPSSEPPPPGTQSPEGPPGGPGGVPEGPCQG